A genomic segment from Centroberyx gerrardi isolate f3 chromosome 22, fCenGer3.hap1.cur.20231027, whole genome shotgun sequence encodes:
- the LOC139909743 gene encoding sodium- and chloride-dependent GABA transporter 2-like produces the protein MAAALDSLQIPPRSSSSRPQAKPLNQHLTRYPKPFSSFLLRPSYRGTRWPPATQSPPRGQTEKRDQWGSKAEFLLASAGSIVGLGNIWRFPYLCYKNGGGAFLVPYLLFVVVCGIPLFLLETMIGQFTQQGIVTCWRKICPLAQGIGYAELVILCYGTLSYLTILAWALFYLVFSFSSQLPWASCGHSWNTENCIDFTSLNQSANWTYGPNSSSAATEFWEQRVLAISGGIEEVGSVRWELMLCLIACSALCYFSIWKGVKSTGKVVYFTATFPYVMLLVLLIRGLTLPGAWKGIHYYLVPDPDRLADPQVWMEAGTQIFVSYSIGSGQTIVLGSFNQNKYNSYKDCIWLCLLNSATSFVSGFAIFSLIGFMAEKQGVPINTVAESGPGLAFIAYPQAVAMMPIPHFWTFCFFFMVLLLGVDSEFVMMESIITSVTDLFPMLLRKARRREVFVLVFCLVCFPFQLTFITEGGIYVFQLIDYYACSGAGVLFMTVFECLVIGWIFGVDQFYDIIKQMTGQQPCVFFKLCWCFLTPLLSLGCFIFYLVDHRPLRFNRWYVYPDWAYALGWTLTLSCIVMVPVWGIYMICASTGSLRQRLSILCRSAHDPFHQQRTTENPSRHEEML, from the exons AGAGAGATCAGTGGGGTTCAAAAGCAGAGTTCCTTCTAGCTTCTGCTGGGAGTATTGTTGGCCTGGGGAACATATGGAGATTCCCCTATCTTTGTTACAAGAATGGCGGAG GTGCCTTCCTGGTTCCATATCTTTTGTTTGTGGTGGTTTGTGGGATACCTCTGTTCCTGCTGGAGACTATGATTGGTCAGTTCACTCAGCAGGGCATCGTCACCTGCTGGAGGAAAATCTGTCCCTTGGCACAGG GAATTGGATATGCTGAGCTTGTGATCCTGTGTTATGGCACCCTTAGTTACCTTACCATCCTGGCTTGGGCTCTGTTCTACCTGGTGTTCTCTTTTAGCTCTCAGCTGCCCTGGGCGAGCTGTGGACACTCCTGGAACACAG AGAACTGCATTGACTTCACCTCACTAAATCAGTCAGCTAACTGGACCTATGGGCCTAACTCTAGCTCTGCTGCCACTGAGTTCTGGGA GCAGCGAGTCCTGGCCATTTCTGGGGGCATTGAAGAGGTGGGCAGTGTGAGGTGGGAGCTGATGTTGTGCCTCATTGCCTGTTCTGCTCTCTGCTACTTCAGTATCTGGAAGGGGGTCAAGTCAACAGGAAAG GTGGTCTACTTTACAGCCACCTTCCCCTATGTGATGCTCTTGGTTTTATTAATTAGAGGACTGACTCTGCCAGGAGCTTGGAAAGGGATTCATTACTATTTGGTTCCAGACCCGGACCGACTGGCCGACCCACAG GTATGGATGGAGGCCGGCACTCAGATATTCGTCTCATACAGCATTGGATCAGGACAAACTATTGTTTTAGGGAGCTTCAATCAAAATAAGTATAACAGCTACAA GGATTGCATTTGGCTGTGCCTGCTGAACAGCGCCACCAGCTTTGTGTCTGGTTTCGCAATCTTCTCTCTGATCGGGTTCATGGCTGAGAAGCAGGGCGTTCCTATTAACACGGTGGCTGAATCAG GTCCTGGTTTGGCTTTCATTGCTTATCCCCAGGCAGTGGCAATGATGCCAATACCTCACTTCTGGACGTTTTGCTTTTTCTTCATGGTCCTGCTATTGGGAGTGGACTCAGAG TTTGTGATGATGGAGTCAATAATAACCTCAGTGACTGATCTGTTCCCAATGCTGCTGCGCAAAGCACGGAGGAGAGAAGTCTTCGTCCTCGTCTTCTGTCTCGTCTGCTTCCCTTTCCAGCTCACTTTCATCACAGAG GGAGGAATCTATGTTTTCCAGCTCATAGATTACTACGCCTGCAGTGGAGCAGGTGTGCTCTTCATGACTGTGTTTGAGTGCCTCGTCATAGGCTGGATATTtg GAGTGGATCAGTTTTATGACATAATCAAGCAAATGACTGGACAGCaaccatgtgtttttttcaaactgtgctGGTGTTTCCTCACTCCGTTACTATCGCTG GGTTGCTTTATCTTCTACCTGGTGGACCACAGGCCTCTCAGGTTTAACCGTTGGTACGTTTACCCAGACTGGGCGTACGCTCTGGGCTGGACCTTAACACTCTCCTGTATTGTCATGGTGCCGGTGTGGGGGATCTATATGATCTGTGCTAGCACAGGCAGCCTGAGACAG CGTCTTTCCATCCTTTGCCGCTCTGCTCATGATCCATTTCATCAGCAGAGAACCACAGAAAACCCCTCAAGACATGAAGAAATGTTGTAA